From Haloarcula rubripromontorii, the proteins below share one genomic window:
- the artA gene encoding archaeosortase A produces the protein MSETVLQAGVDIAGLSFDPVTVSEPLMWLVLAAFLGSVAVAQYDTRLARPVGTAGWVLFAAYWLVLAPHFILIQKSVVEGLGSVIAVPLSLYTGYLLWNGRESLLVLTRAIGIMGVIYVPFLTIGPLRQTIIEIVTDQVAFLMTLIGYDPLVVDGLSYNGIDIASKQYPYENTFWFDRNERPITYTIILACTGIGSISIFAGGILAVTAPWRRKLRVLVGAVGIIYVLNLIRNLGIALAFGLQKAQFLPGTVMTLFGLSDPQLVSYYIVDRMLAQFGSVIVLVGLTWVLMRELPELTVIVEDLLFLVTGTEYDLGTTFENGQSESGPATPGDD, from the coding sequence ATGAGTGAGACAGTCCTGCAGGCAGGCGTCGACATCGCTGGACTGTCGTTTGACCCGGTCACGGTTTCGGAACCGCTGATGTGGCTCGTTCTTGCGGCGTTTCTGGGAAGCGTGGCTGTTGCCCAGTACGATACGCGACTGGCCCGCCCCGTCGGCACGGCTGGCTGGGTTTTGTTCGCGGCGTACTGGCTCGTCTTGGCCCCGCATTTCATACTGATACAGAAGAGCGTCGTCGAGGGGCTGGGAAGCGTCATCGCTGTCCCACTGTCCCTGTACACCGGCTATTTACTCTGGAACGGCCGGGAGTCGTTGCTGGTATTGACCCGTGCCATCGGTATCATGGGGGTCATTTACGTACCCTTCCTCACCATCGGGCCGCTCCGCCAGACAATCATCGAAATTGTCACTGATCAGGTCGCCTTCCTGATGACGCTCATCGGGTACGACCCGCTGGTGGTCGATGGGCTTTCGTACAACGGCATCGATATCGCGTCGAAGCAGTACCCCTACGAAAACACGTTCTGGTTCGACAGGAACGAGCGGCCGATAACGTACACTATCATTCTGGCCTGTACAGGTATCGGCAGCATCTCCATCTTCGCTGGCGGCATACTGGCAGTCACGGCACCGTGGCGGCGGAAGCTCCGCGTGCTGGTCGGGGCTGTCGGTATCATTTATGTCTTGAATCTCATTCGAAACCTCGGGATCGCTCTGGCCTTTGGCCTCCAGAAGGCGCAGTTCTTGCCGGGAACGGTCATGACGCTGTTTGGGCTCAGTGACCCACAGCTCGTGTCCTACTACATCGTCGACCGGATGCTGGCACAGTTCGGCTCCGTCATCGTCCTCGTCGGGCTGACGTGGGTACTGATGCGGGAGCTACCGGAACTCACGGTTATCGTCGAGGACCTCCTGTTTCTCGTGACTGGAACCGAGTACGATCTCGGAACGACGTTCGAAAATGGTCAGTCAGAGTCGGGTCCTGCAACGCCTGGTGACGACTGA
- the dph5 gene encoding diphthine synthase has translation MLTFVGLGLYDERSVTVAGRDAIRDADRVFAEFYTSRLIGTGLETLADALETSIELRDRAGIEQDPEPILEAAEREHVVFCTAGDTMVSTTHTDLRLRAEDRGIQTRIVHGTTAQTAAGSLTGLQNYRFGKATTLPFEDAHGGDGVPDSVVATIEANQDRDLHTLVYLDIKVDDPHWDDSDDTYMTARQAAAMLSEPFPDTLAVVVARAGSPEPLVVADTLDELATQTFGDPLHLLVIPGSLHPLEADALESLAGAALE, from the coding sequence ATGCTCACTTTCGTCGGACTGGGCCTCTATGACGAGCGCTCGGTCACGGTCGCGGGCCGCGACGCCATCCGAGACGCCGACCGGGTGTTCGCCGAGTTCTACACGAGCCGGCTGATCGGCACTGGTCTCGAAACGCTGGCGGATGCGCTGGAGACGAGTATCGAACTCCGTGACCGCGCCGGTATCGAGCAGGACCCCGAGCCGATTCTCGAAGCCGCCGAGCGCGAACACGTCGTCTTCTGCACCGCCGGGGATACGATGGTCTCGACGACGCACACTGATCTCCGACTCCGTGCCGAGGACCGCGGTATCCAGACCCGAATCGTCCACGGAACGACCGCCCAGACTGCCGCCGGTTCGCTGACCGGCCTGCAGAACTACCGCTTCGGGAAGGCCACAACGCTCCCCTTCGAAGACGCCCACGGCGGTGACGGCGTTCCGGATAGCGTCGTTGCTACCATCGAGGCCAATCAGGACCGGGACCTGCATACGCTGGTCTACCTCGATATCAAGGTCGACGACCCCCACTGGGACGACAGCGACGACACGTACATGACCGCACGTCAGGCCGCCGCCATGCTGTCGGAGCCATTCCCGGACACGCTCGCGGTTGTCGTGGCCAGAGCCGGCAGTCCGGAGCCGCTGGTGGTCGCCGATACGCTCGACGAACTCGCTACACAGACGTTCGGCGACCCGCTACATTTGCTTGTCATTCCCGGGTCACTTCACCCGCTTGAAGCGGATGCGCTGGAGTCACTCGCTGGTGCAGCGCTAGAATAG
- a CDS encoding class I SAM-dependent methyltransferase, with translation MGVPCVRVPREAGEETRQRLAEANLVDDGYDITVVDGQLYVPVTDPTAVPSDLSVVEADPPVREGQTMPADALDFDPSYERIGDVAIVDEDDDERARAIADAIMNSDLPVRAVLNRASKIKGEQRIRDWDVLAGEGTAVTHREYGCTFDLDLAEVYFSPRLATERHRVAKQVSAGERAFDMFAGVGPFVIPFAKREATCVGTDINETAIKYLRANAEQNGVSDRVTGICGDVREVAGEYEGWADRVVMNLPHSAGEFLETAVRLAADECVFHYYDIQHEDDLFGPGERAIRAAAEPTYDVAVETRHTVRSYAPKEHNVVLDVRLTR, from the coding sequence ATGGGCGTTCCCTGCGTTCGCGTTCCCCGCGAGGCCGGCGAAGAGACGCGCCAGCGTCTCGCCGAGGCAAACCTCGTCGACGATGGCTACGATATCACGGTCGTCGACGGCCAGCTATACGTTCCTGTCACCGACCCCACAGCGGTGCCGTCGGACCTGTCCGTCGTGGAGGCAGATCCGCCGGTCCGCGAGGGCCAGACGATGCCGGCGGATGCCCTCGACTTCGACCCCAGTTACGAGCGCATCGGCGATGTCGCGATTGTCGACGAGGACGACGACGAGCGGGCGCGGGCGATTGCCGACGCGATTATGAATTCGGACCTCCCCGTGCGAGCGGTGTTGAACCGCGCATCGAAGATCAAGGGCGAACAGCGGATCCGCGACTGGGACGTGCTCGCCGGCGAAGGAACAGCAGTCACTCACCGGGAGTACGGCTGCACGTTCGACCTCGACCTCGCCGAAGTGTACTTCTCGCCGCGGCTGGCGACAGAGCGCCATCGTGTTGCCAAGCAGGTCAGTGCGGGTGAGCGAGCCTTCGACATGTTTGCCGGTGTCGGTCCGTTTGTGATTCCGTTCGCCAAACGCGAGGCGACCTGTGTCGGGACCGACATCAACGAGACGGCGATCAAGTACCTGCGGGCAAACGCAGAGCAAAACGGCGTCTCCGACCGCGTGACCGGTATCTGCGGCGACGTGCGTGAGGTTGCCGGCGAGTACGAGGGGTGGGCCGACCGCGTCGTGATGAACCTGCCACACAGCGCCGGTGAGTTTCTGGAGACCGCTGTCCGGCTGGCGGCCGACGAGTGCGTCTTTCATTACTACGATATCCAGCACGAGGATGACCTGTTCGGGCCCGGCGAACGAGCGATTCGGGCGGCTGCGGAGCCGACCTACGACGTGGCGGTCGAAACGCGCCACACTGTTCGGTCGTATGCCCCGAAAGAACACAACGTCGTTCTAGACGTTCGACTGACACGTTGA
- a CDS encoding SLC13 family permease, with product MSWSGQTRPRRTAAAIVVALVSTAVIAAVPTPPGLDIAAQYALATMAFAAILWVTDALPLPVTALLIPVLLTVFGIYTEMEAALSGFADPLIYLFVAGFMLAKALQTHNIDRRIALHLISRMGRSPRLLILAIMVATAFLSMWVSNTATTAMMTPVALGVLAEVVGRDVPDGETSNMRVATLLGTAYAASVGGVGTLIGTPPNVVAVAFLDRLIGVEISFVQWLAIGLPIVVLTLPLTWYVLTFWLYPPEVEDVSGANAQAKAYLEEEGPLSAGGRRAAYIFAATAGLWILGGLGFLFEGILPDPVFVTLFGGAGETVFGLTGHRGVLYLVVVGLLAIPALVLSGADDWENLVDIDWGTIILFGGGISLADALAETEATTWLARTVFDTLVGAPLVLVVLAVVVFTVLVTELSSNTATTTILAPILIGLGSVLAGTLGVEPVQAAITLTVTGAIAASFAFALPVATPPNAIVFGSGHLEQRDMIRAGVVLNVLMTLVLTGLVLVSFAVFWPHILW from the coding sequence ATGAGCTGGTCGGGTCAAACACGACCGCGGCGAACGGCCGCGGCAATCGTCGTCGCGCTCGTCTCGACGGCGGTAATAGCCGCGGTCCCGACGCCGCCCGGACTCGACATCGCCGCCCAGTACGCACTGGCGACGATGGCCTTTGCGGCGATTCTCTGGGTGACCGACGCGCTGCCGCTCCCGGTAACGGCGCTGCTGATACCGGTGTTACTGACGGTGTTCGGTATCTACACTGAGATGGAAGCCGCGCTCTCGGGCTTTGCCGACCCGCTCATCTACCTGTTCGTGGCCGGCTTCATGCTGGCGAAGGCGCTCCAGACGCACAACATCGACCGTCGCATCGCCCTGCACCTCATCAGCCGGATGGGGCGCTCGCCGCGACTGCTCATTCTGGCAATCATGGTCGCGACGGCGTTTCTCTCGATGTGGGTGTCGAACACGGCGACGACGGCGATGATGACGCCCGTCGCGCTGGGTGTGCTTGCCGAGGTTGTCGGTCGAGATGTTCCCGACGGCGAGACATCGAATATGCGAGTCGCGACCTTGCTCGGCACGGCCTACGCGGCGAGCGTCGGCGGGGTTGGGACTCTCATCGGGACACCGCCAAATGTCGTCGCCGTGGCGTTTCTCGACAGGCTCATCGGTGTCGAGATATCGTTCGTGCAGTGGCTGGCCATCGGGCTTCCCATCGTCGTGTTGACCCTCCCACTGACGTGGTACGTGCTGACGTTCTGGCTCTACCCGCCGGAAGTCGAGGACGTGAGTGGAGCGAACGCACAGGCGAAAGCGTATCTTGAGGAGGAGGGCCCGCTGTCGGCGGGCGGGCGCCGCGCAGCGTATATCTTTGCGGCTACAGCGGGCCTGTGGATTCTCGGTGGGCTTGGTTTCCTGTTCGAAGGCATTCTTCCAGACCCGGTGTTCGTGACACTGTTCGGCGGCGCAGGCGAAACTGTATTCGGTCTGACGGGCCACCGCGGCGTTCTGTATCTCGTGGTGGTCGGACTGCTCGCGATCCCGGCACTCGTCCTCTCCGGCGCCGATGACTGGGAGAATCTTGTCGATATCGACTGGGGGACCATCATCCTGTTCGGTGGCGGCATCTCGCTGGCAGATGCACTGGCCGAAACCGAGGCGACGACGTGGTTGGCACGGACTGTCTTCGATACTCTAGTCGGCGCACCGCTGGTCCTCGTCGTGCTCGCTGTCGTCGTCTTCACCGTCCTGGTGACGGAACTGTCCTCAAATACGGCGACGACGACGATACTCGCTCCGATTCTCATCGGCCTCGGGAGCGTGCTCGCCGGAACACTCGGCGTCGAACCGGTGCAGGCTGCGATCACGCTGACGGTTACTGGGGCTATCGCGGCGAGCTTCGCGTTCGCACTCCCTGTCGCGACCCCGCCGAACGCCATCGTCTTCGGCAGCGGCCACCTGGAGCAACGGGATATGATACGGGCCGGTGTCGTGCTGAACGTCCTGATGACGCTCGTGTTGACAGGACTTGTCCTCGTTTCCTTCGCGGTCTTCTGGCCGCACATACTCTGGTAG
- a CDS encoding amino acid ABC transporter substrate-binding protein: protein MTGKHDRRTFLKVAGSTGVLGLTGLAGCSGDGGGGSSDGGDGEGGSDGGSTGESGSGTNVITLGGSMSLTGDNADLGQLYKDAYELTIQRINESGGVEAGDGNTYELEMVLRDDSTDASQSKSIYQELIDREGIDYLLGPYSSTVTLPASAVAAQNQKPMVEGGGASPEIFAQGNEWIFGLLPTANKYAKSYIDMCLAQDSAPESIAILAEDGTFSQSTAEGARNKISDTDLELVVDQTFPSDTSDLSTNLGRVRDSGADILLLCAHQKHNIILANQMESQNVNVDAAMGTVGSLNDSFKDEAGSNADYMYGPSSWAVNANFDDPVYGKTGDFVSAIEENYDYTPDYHSAAGEAVILTYMNAFQNVDELSPTAVRDQIRQAEFSTVYGTVAFDDSGVIDKNMLVYQWQPDPGLQITYPDTVAQSEPIYPMPDWSER, encoded by the coding sequence ATGACTGGAAAACACGACCGACGCACGTTTCTGAAGGTGGCAGGAAGTACAGGTGTCCTCGGGCTGACCGGCCTCGCTGGCTGTTCTGGTGACGGGGGCGGTGGAAGTAGTGACGGTGGCGATGGAGAGGGTGGCAGTGATGGTGGTTCCACCGGCGAAAGCGGCAGCGGCACGAACGTCATCACCCTCGGTGGCTCGATGAGTCTCACTGGGGACAACGCCGACCTCGGGCAGCTGTACAAGGACGCTTACGAACTGACCATCCAGCGCATCAACGAGTCCGGCGGCGTCGAGGCCGGCGACGGCAACACGTACGAACTGGAGATGGTGCTCCGGGATGACAGCACTGACGCCTCCCAGTCGAAGTCCATCTATCAGGAACTCATCGACCGCGAAGGGATCGACTACCTGCTCGGACCGTACTCAAGTACGGTCACCCTGCCCGCGAGCGCTGTGGCCGCACAGAACCAGAAGCCGATGGTCGAGGGCGGTGGCGCGAGCCCGGAAATTTTCGCACAGGGCAACGAGTGGATTTTCGGCCTCCTGCCGACGGCGAACAAGTACGCCAAAAGCTACATCGACATGTGCCTTGCACAGGACTCGGCACCGGAGTCGATCGCGATTCTTGCCGAAGACGGCACGTTCAGCCAGTCGACCGCAGAGGGCGCACGGAACAAAATCAGTGACACGGATCTAGAGCTGGTCGTCGATCAGACGTTCCCTTCGGACACGTCTGACCTCTCGACGAACCTCGGCAGAGTTCGGGACAGCGGCGCTGACATCCTCCTGCTGTGTGCCCACCAGAAGCACAACATCATCCTGGCCAACCAGATGGAGAGTCAGAACGTCAACGTCGACGCGGCGATGGGGACCGTCGGCAGTCTCAACGACTCGTTCAAGGACGAGGCCGGCTCGAACGCCGACTACATGTACGGCCCGTCCTCGTGGGCCGTCAACGCGAACTTCGACGACCCGGTGTACGGCAAGACCGGCGACTTCGTCTCGGCCATCGAGGAGAACTACGACTACACGCCGGACTACCACAGCGCGGCCGGCGAGGCGGTCATCCTCACCTACATGAACGCCTTCCAGAACGTGGACGAACTCAGTCCGACCGCTGTCCGCGACCAGATACGGCAGGCCGAGTTCTCGACGGTGTACGGGACCGTCGCCTTCGATGACAGCGGCGTCATCGACAAGAACATGCTGGTCTACCAGTGGCAGCCCGACCCGGGACTCCAGATCACGTACCCGGACACCGTGGCACAGTCGGAACCGATCTACCCGATGCCCGACTGGAGCGAGCGCTGA
- a CDS encoding branched-chain amino acid ABC transporter permease, whose amino-acid sequence MAATQFVVNGLLVGALFAGVAVGFALIWGVVDIINLAHGEMVMLGGYTSYWVLTLITGNAEGSPLLFLATIPVAIAVLFGIGYALQRTLVSRVIGTDIFLTLLVTFGASIAIQQLAIQAWSANPRSIQVSFADPSMTLAGIVVPKMKLVAFAGALVLTALMYVFLQKTRTGRAIRAVSQNPEAAALVGIDVEHTRAVTFGVSSAIAGGIGTFIAVILNIQPQMGLIYTLKSFIIVVFGGVGSIPGALIGGLLLGSVEELVAGFASSQWTLAVSFSLLIVLLILKPKGLFGQEAEQ is encoded by the coding sequence ATGGCTGCCACCCAGTTCGTCGTCAACGGCCTGCTGGTCGGTGCGCTGTTCGCAGGCGTGGCGGTCGGGTTCGCGCTCATCTGGGGCGTCGTCGACATCATCAATCTCGCTCACGGCGAAATGGTGATGCTCGGTGGCTACACCTCTTACTGGGTGCTGACGCTAATTACCGGGAACGCAGAGGGGTCGCCGCTCCTGTTTCTGGCGACCATCCCGGTCGCCATCGCCGTACTGTTCGGTATCGGCTACGCGCTCCAGCGAACGCTGGTTTCGCGGGTCATCGGAACAGACATCTTCCTGACACTACTGGTGACCTTCGGCGCGAGCATCGCCATCCAGCAACTGGCGATACAGGCGTGGTCGGCGAACCCACGGTCGATTCAGGTGAGCTTTGCGGACCCATCGATGACCCTCGCTGGCATTGTCGTCCCGAAGATGAAGCTTGTCGCTTTCGCCGGCGCGCTCGTCCTCACCGCGCTCATGTACGTGTTCCTCCAGAAAACACGGACCGGACGAGCGATACGGGCCGTTTCACAGAACCCCGAGGCCGCGGCGCTGGTCGGCATCGATGTCGAACACACCCGCGCGGTGACCTTCGGCGTCTCCTCGGCTATCGCCGGCGGTATCGGCACGTTCATCGCCGTCATACTGAACATCCAGCCGCAGATGGGGCTCATCTACACGCTCAAGAGCTTCATCATCGTGGTCTTTGGCGGCGTCGGGAGCATCCCCGGCGCGCTCATCGGCGGCCTGTTGCTCGGCTCGGTCGAGGAACTGGTCGCCGGCTTCGCTTCCTCGCAGTGGACGCTCGCAGTGAGCTTCTCGCTGCTTATCGTCCTGCTCATTCTCAAACCGAAGGGCCTGTTCGGCCAGGAGGCTGAACAATGA
- a CDS encoding branched-chain amino acid ABC transporter permease codes for MSTTDEESGGVLRSILPPEQVDRFLGTCDDYGWPLLGLGALVAASFPLLGLEGGYYMTVLTEMFLFAILALSWDIVGGQTGYPSFGNMAFFGIGAYATAILTKDFAVAFPVAFLLAGLLAVTFAAVIGIVVLRLRGHYFAIATLGVLLVAQQVSRILEITGGASGKILLETPSAETFYYLFLGVLVFEMALVYYLSGTRFGFVLNAIRDDEEKATAMGFNTTYYKTAAWMLAGLFTGFAGAAYSLFNTFIDPQTAYNGAWNVELIAMALLGGSGTVAGPVIGAFGLHTIIELVETYAVGWQLVLLGGAVIITVIGFPKGVVGTLSEYASQMDYYKHGGMAATDTDDGSEVSADE; via the coding sequence ATGAGCACGACTGACGAGGAGTCTGGCGGCGTCCTCCGGTCGATTCTTCCGCCGGAGCAAGTCGACCGGTTCCTCGGGACCTGTGACGATTACGGCTGGCCGCTTCTCGGGCTCGGGGCACTGGTCGCAGCCTCGTTCCCTCTCCTCGGACTCGAAGGCGGGTACTACATGACGGTACTCACCGAGATGTTCCTGTTTGCCATCCTAGCGCTATCCTGGGACATCGTCGGCGGACAGACCGGCTATCCGAGTTTCGGGAACATGGCCTTCTTCGGAATCGGCGCGTACGCGACGGCCATCCTGACGAAGGACTTCGCCGTTGCGTTTCCGGTCGCGTTCCTGCTGGCCGGTCTGCTTGCCGTCACCTTCGCAGCCGTTATCGGAATCGTCGTGTTGCGGCTCCGTGGCCACTACTTCGCCATCGCGACGCTGGGCGTTCTGCTGGTCGCGCAGCAGGTCTCCCGCATCCTCGAGATCACCGGTGGCGCCAGCGGCAAGATACTGCTGGAGACGCCCTCAGCCGAGACCTTCTACTACCTGTTCCTCGGCGTTCTCGTCTTCGAGATGGCGCTGGTCTATTACCTCTCGGGGACGCGCTTTGGCTTCGTCCTGAACGCCATCCGCGACGACGAGGAGAAGGCCACGGCGATGGGGTTCAACACTACCTACTACAAGACGGCCGCGTGGATGCTGGCCGGCCTGTTTACCGGCTTTGCCGGCGCGGCCTACAGCCTGTTCAACACGTTCATCGACCCCCAGACGGCATACAACGGCGCGTGGAACGTTGAACTCATCGCGATGGCGTTGCTTGGCGGGTCCGGCACCGTCGCTGGCCCCGTCATCGGCGCGTTCGGGCTCCACACAATCATCGAACTCGTGGAGACGTACGCAGTCGGGTGGCAGCTCGTCTTGCTCGGTGGGGCCGTCATCATCACTGTTATCGGCTTCCCGAAGGGGGTCGTCGGAACGCTTAGCGAATACGCGAGCCAGATGGACTACTACAAGCACGGCGGCATGGCCGCCACAGACACTGACGACGGATCGGAGGTGAGCGCCGATGAGTAA
- a CDS encoding ABC transporter ATP-binding protein gives MSKAASGPETDVDSDRAVLRTDGVTKRFGGLTAVDDVDIAIHSGEIVGLIGPNGAGKSTLFNCITGTLTPDEGRVYLQGEDVTDWPEHKIARAGLGRMFQETRIFGDMTVRENLLLAAQEGGADVSSLMRRPDSSLLARTDELLDYVDLGGLAETRAGRMSFGQQKLLEFAMELMSEPEILLMDEPAGGINPSMLGNLIDYIRSANEEQESTIFLIEHNMDFVMDIADRIYVLAHGERIAEGTPQEIQNDQRVLDAYLGRE, from the coding sequence ATGAGTAAGGCAGCAAGCGGCCCGGAGACCGACGTGGACAGCGACCGTGCGGTGTTGCGGACAGACGGCGTCACGAAGCGCTTCGGCGGGCTGACCGCCGTCGACGACGTGGACATCGCGATCCACAGCGGCGAAATCGTCGGCCTCATCGGACCGAACGGGGCCGGCAAGTCCACGCTGTTCAACTGCATCACTGGGACGCTGACGCCCGACGAGGGCCGGGTCTACCTGCAGGGCGAGGACGTGACGGACTGGCCCGAGCACAAGATTGCGCGGGCCGGCCTGGGGCGGATGTTCCAGGAAACCCGCATCTTTGGGGACATGACCGTCCGGGAGAACCTGCTGCTTGCGGCACAGGAGGGCGGCGCTGACGTCTCCAGCCTCATGCGTCGCCCCGACAGTTCGCTGCTCGCTCGAACAGATGAACTGCTAGACTACGTAGACCTCGGTGGACTCGCGGAGACCCGCGCCGGGCGGATGAGTTTCGGCCAGCAGAAGCTACTCGAGTTCGCGATGGAACTGATGTCGGAACCGGAGATTCTGCTGATGGACGAACCCGCCGGCGGCATCAACCCCTCGATGCTGGGGAACCTCATCGACTACATCCGCAGTGCCAACGAGGAACAGGAGTCGACCATCTTCCTCATCGAACACAACATGGACTTCGTCATGGACATCGCCGACCGCATCTACGTCCTGGCCCACGGCGAACGTATCGCCGAGGGGACGCCCCAAGAGATACAGAACGACCAGCGCGTGCTCGACGCGTACCTCGGGAGGGAGTGA
- a CDS encoding ABC transporter ATP-binding protein, with amino-acid sequence MASTPDATGDSTGEPVLRMENVTAGYGNTTVLHDVSIAVEDEQVACLIGPNGSGKSTLMKSIYGFADVQTGTVSFRGEDITGRSPQQNLSNGMSYVLQDASVFPGMSVHENMLMGGYVFNDDDRAAARAEELYAEFPVLADLRNQSAGTLSGGQRRLLELARALMVEPDVMMLDEPSIGLEPRFIDDVFERIEQLNDLGTTILLVEQNAEKGLSIADRGFVLASGEIKFTGTGTELLNDEEVGRLYLGG; translated from the coding sequence ATGGCATCCACACCAGACGCCACGGGCGACTCGACCGGGGAGCCGGTGCTTCGGATGGAGAACGTCACGGCCGGCTACGGCAACACGACGGTGTTGCACGACGTGAGCATCGCTGTCGAGGACGAACAGGTCGCCTGTCTCATCGGTCCGAACGGCTCCGGGAAGTCCACGCTGATGAAGAGCATCTACGGCTTCGCGGATGTCCAGACCGGGACGGTGTCGTTCCGCGGCGAAGACATCACTGGCCGGTCGCCCCAACAGAACCTCAGCAACGGAATGAGCTACGTGCTGCAAGACGCCAGCGTCTTTCCGGGGATGAGTGTCCACGAGAACATGCTGATGGGCGGCTACGTGTTCAACGACGACGACCGCGCCGCCGCTCGCGCCGAGGAACTCTACGCGGAGTTTCCGGTACTCGCTGACCTCCGGAACCAATCTGCTGGCACGCTCTCGGGCGGCCAGCGTCGCCTGCTGGAACTGGCCCGCGCGCTGATGGTCGAACCGGACGTGATGATGCTCGACGAGCCGTCTATCGGCCTCGAACCGCGGTTCATCGACGACGTGTTCGAGCGCATCGAGCAGCTGAACGACCTCGGCACCACTATCCTGCTCGTCGAGCAGAACGCCGAAAAGGGGCTCTCTATCGCCGACCGGGGCTTCGTGCTCGCAAGCGGCGAAATCAAGTTCACCGGCACAGGGACCGAACTGCTTAACGACGAGGAAGTCGGACGCTTGTATCTAGGAGGGTAA
- a CDS encoding universal stress protein: MYTILVPVDADEDRARGQAAFVAELPSAETEIEAIITHALTKEEAEAPEEIRNVERISTVRLVRDYLEDHDVDVQLAEGQQPPADGIIDLADEFDVDQIVMGSRKRSPTGKAVFGSVSQQVLLEADDPVTVVGSRAE; encoded by the coding sequence ATGTACACGATACTTGTCCCAGTCGACGCCGACGAAGACCGCGCTCGCGGCCAGGCTGCCTTCGTCGCGGAGCTACCGTCTGCCGAGACCGAAATCGAGGCCATAATCACACATGCACTGACCAAGGAAGAGGCGGAAGCGCCCGAGGAGATACGCAACGTCGAGCGGATCTCGACAGTCAGGCTCGTTCGCGACTACCTCGAGGACCACGATGTCGATGTCCAGCTGGCCGAGGGCCAGCAGCCGCCAGCTGACGGCATCATCGACCTGGCCGACGAGTTCGATGTCGACCAGATCGTCATGGGGTCCAGAAAGCGGTCGCCGACCGGCAAGGCCGTGTTCGGGAGCGTCTCCCAGCAGGTCCTGCTTGAGGCGGACGACCCGGTCACCGTCGTCGGGTCCCGAGCGGAGTGA
- a CDS encoding DUF7562 family protein: MDFRNAWHRDGDEEVCCIACGETVARSDAREYDKHGDRWNRDDKSFEYLCKPCYREYCHFDRTGLEDRLEAAGAGTVSRDTFLRRYHNIAAEAEQTRTDGR, encoded by the coding sequence ATGGATTTCCGAAATGCCTGGCATCGAGACGGCGACGAAGAGGTCTGTTGCATCGCCTGTGGTGAGACGGTCGCTCGGTCGGACGCACGGGAGTATGACAAGCACGGTGACCGCTGGAATCGCGACGACAAGTCCTTCGAATACCTGTGTAAGCCCTGCTACCGAGAGTACTGTCACTTCGATCGGACCGGACTGGAAGACCGGCTCGAAGCGGCCGGTGCCGGGACCGTGAGTCGAGACACGTTTCTCAGACGGTATCACAACATAGCTGCCGAAGCGGAACAGACTCGCACCGACGGGCGGTAA